A single genomic interval of Methylophilales bacterium MBRSF5 harbors:
- a CDS encoding CDP-6-deoxy-delta-3,4-glucoseen reductase (catalyzes the formation of 3,6-dideoxy-D-glycero-D-glycero-4-hexulose) produces the protein MYVGKVDGVEFEIKPSQTILEAAISSGISLPYGCRSGSCGSCKATIIEGEVFHEDIMPGVLTDQDKSEQNFLLCKTYATSDVTISSLVEKKPDEFPKKITPVRVEKLNLLNHDVMQILLKLPAGENLQFKAGQYLEFILKDGARRAFSMANAPSDDLIELHVRLIEGGTFTNYVFNEMKEKSIHRIEAPIGNFYLRESDRPMIFVAGGTGFAPIKSIINDFHRAGEERKIYLYRGFKTHKDLYQDEVVENWKKNINNFEAINIYSEEVVNGQEKSLVHKKVIKDLGQLDSFDVYCCGAPGMIEVAYKEFVEAGLNPNSFFSDAFTFAPK, from the coding sequence ATGTATGTTGGAAAAGTTGATGGTGTTGAATTTGAAATAAAGCCAAGTCAAACTATCCTTGAGGCGGCAATATCTTCTGGAATATCGTTACCTTATGGATGTCGAAGTGGGTCATGTGGATCATGCAAGGCAACAATTATCGAAGGCGAGGTGTTTCATGAAGACATCATGCCAGGAGTACTCACTGACCAAGATAAGAGTGAGCAGAACTTTTTATTATGTAAAACTTATGCGACGAGTGATGTCACAATATCAAGCCTAGTTGAAAAAAAACCTGATGAATTTCCAAAAAAAATAACTCCTGTCAGGGTCGAAAAATTAAACTTGCTAAATCATGATGTTATGCAGATTCTATTAAAGCTGCCTGCAGGTGAAAATTTACAATTCAAAGCAGGACAATACTTAGAATTTATTTTAAAAGATGGAGCACGAAGAGCCTTTTCAATGGCCAATGCACCGAGCGATGATTTGATTGAGTTGCATGTTCGTTTAATTGAAGGGGGTACATTTACCAACTATGTCTTTAATGAGATGAAAGAAAAAAGTATCCATCGCATTGAGGCGCCCATAGGAAACTTTTACCTCAGAGAATCAGATCGTCCAATGATTTTTGTTGCCGGTGGAACTGGTTTTGCCCCAATAAAATCAATCATTAATGATTTCCATCGAGCTGGGGAGGAAAGAAAAATATATCTATACCGAGGCTTCAAGACTCATAAAGATTTATATCAAGATGAGGTCGTTGAGAATTGGAAAAAAAATATTAATAATTTTGAGGCCATTAATATATATTCTGAAGAAGTCGTAAATGGACAAGAAAAAAGTTTAGTACATAAAAAAGTAATCAAAGATCTAGGCCAATTAGATTCATTTGACGTATATTGTTGTGGTGCACCTGGAATGATAGAGGTGGCATACAAAGAATTTGTCGAAGCCGGTTTAAATCCAAATAGCTTCTTCTCAGATGCATTTACCTTTGCGCCGAAATAA
- a CDS encoding porphobilinogen deaminase, with protein sequence MKKMIRIASRESQLAMWQANYIADRIREKYPDTEVSVLSFKTQGDIILDQPLAEIGGKGLFIKELEHALLNNDADLAVHSMKDVPMDLPEPFEICAISQRENPSDAFISNKYASLDDLPQDAVVGTSSLRRQSLIKHTRPDLIIESLRGNLQTRLKKLDSGIYDAIILASAGLIRLNLENRIKSTLDVKQYIPSVGQGALGIEILKNKSEIKEFLDFLNDEQTQTQVEAERKISKTLAGSCTVPMGAHASIKNNLLTIQAFVSSPDGIKMIRATDTGPCSEHLSLANNVAQSLIVQGAKNILGLGHG encoded by the coding sequence ATGAAAAAAATGATCCGTATCGCATCTCGTGAAAGCCAATTGGCAATGTGGCAAGCCAACTATATTGCTGATCGAATTAGAGAAAAATATCCCGACACAGAAGTCAGCGTGCTAAGTTTTAAAACTCAAGGCGATATTATTTTGGACCAACCTCTTGCTGAGATTGGCGGCAAGGGTTTATTCATCAAAGAGCTGGAACATGCCTTATTAAATAATGATGCAGATTTAGCAGTTCATTCGATGAAAGATGTTCCGATGGACCTGCCAGAACCATTTGAAATATGTGCAATCTCTCAAAGAGAAAATCCCAGCGACGCTTTTATCAGTAATAAATATGCTTCACTAGATGACCTTCCACAAGATGCTGTTGTAGGGACCTCAAGCTTAAGGCGCCAGAGCCTGATTAAACATACAAGGCCTGATTTGATTATTGAAAGTCTTCGTGGAAATTTACAAACTAGACTGAAAAAACTAGATTCTGGAATATATGACGCCATTATCCTTGCCTCTGCAGGTCTGATCAGGCTTAACCTAGAAAATAGAATTAAAAGCACACTTGATGTGAAACAATACATCCCATCAGTAGGTCAAGGAGCGCTTGGCATTGAAATCCTTAAAAATAAGTCTGAGATAAAAGAATTTTTAGATTTTTTAAATGACGAACAAACACAGACTCAAGTCGAGGCTGAAAGGAAGATCAGTAAAACCCTCGCAGGAAGCTGCACAGTGCCAATGGGAGCCCACGCATCCATAAAAAATAATTTACTCACCATTCAAGCCTTTGTATCCTCGCCGGATGGAATTAAAATGATTCGTGCTACTGATACTGGACCATGCTCAGAGCATCTTTCACTTGCCAATAATGTAGCTCAGTCACTGATTGTTCAGGGTGCCAAAAATATTCTTGGACTTGGGCATGGCTAA
- a CDS encoding argininosuccinate lyase gives MKEQNKKWSGRFDEPVDKLVQIFTASVDFDQRLALYDIQGSLAHAEMLKKQKIISATDFKKIDQGLKKISEQIMLGKFKWSVSDEDVHLNIEKKLTQLIGDAGKKLHTGRSRNDQIATDLRLFLRDITDEVILKITKLQKNIVSLAKKNINSYMPGLTHLQIAQPISFAHHMMAYYEMLDRDKNRFFDGRKRINQLPLGSAALAGTTYPIDRKFVAKKLKFEGISMNSLDAVSDRDFAIEFCFNAVMMMTHLSRLSEELIMWMSPFFNFIDIADKFCTGSSIMPQKKNPDVPELIRGKVARVNGNLLSLLTLMKSQPLAYNKDNQEDKEPVFDSVDTVIGSLEIYADLVRHITVNKKQMLHYAEEGFSTATDLADYLVKKGVPFRTSHESVANLVNHAVKNDLSLHEIELADLKKFSSVIQKDVYDFLTVEGSVAARSHIGGTSPKQVTKAISLAEIQLKKKLR, from the coding sequence ATGAAAGAACAAAATAAAAAATGGTCTGGCAGGTTTGATGAACCGGTGGATAAATTAGTACAGATTTTTACGGCATCTGTTGATTTCGACCAAAGATTGGCGCTCTATGATATTCAGGGTTCATTAGCTCATGCAGAAATGTTAAAAAAACAAAAAATTATCTCTGCAACTGATTTTAAAAAAATTGATCAGGGGCTAAAAAAAATTAGTGAGCAAATAATGCTGGGAAAATTTAAATGGAGTGTGTCTGATGAAGATGTTCATTTAAATATTGAAAAAAAATTAACGCAATTAATTGGTGATGCCGGGAAAAAGCTCCACACGGGTAGATCTAGAAATGATCAAATTGCGACAGACTTGAGACTCTTTTTAAGAGACATCACAGATGAAGTTATTTTAAAGATAACAAAATTACAAAAAAATATTGTCAGTTTGGCTAAAAAAAATATTAATTCTTACATGCCTGGCCTAACTCACTTACAAATTGCTCAGCCAATTAGTTTTGCCCATCATATGATGGCTTATTATGAGATGTTGGACAGAGATAAGAATAGATTTTTTGATGGAAGAAAAAGAATAAATCAGTTGCCTTTGGGTTCAGCTGCTTTGGCAGGAACCACTTATCCAATTGATAGAAAATTTGTCGCTAAAAAATTGAAATTTGAAGGTATTTCGATGAATTCGTTGGATGCCGTTTCTGACAGAGACTTTGCAATTGAATTTTGTTTTAATGCTGTAATGATGATGACCCACTTATCTAGACTCTCTGAAGAATTAATTATGTGGATGAGCCCATTCTTTAATTTTATCGATATTGCAGATAAGTTTTGTACTGGATCCAGCATCATGCCGCAAAAAAAGAATCCTGACGTACCAGAGCTTATTAGAGGAAAGGTTGCGAGAGTGAATGGAAATCTTCTGAGTTTATTGACACTAATGAAGTCTCAACCTTTAGCCTACAATAAAGATAATCAAGAAGATAAGGAGCCTGTCTTTGATTCGGTGGATACTGTAATTGGTAGTCTCGAAATATATGCTGATTTAGTTAGGCACATTACAGTGAATAAAAAGCAAATGTTACATTATGCTGAAGAAGGTTTTTCAACAGCAACCGATCTTGCAGACTACTTAGTTAAAAAAGGAGTGCCATTCAGGACCTCACACGAAAGCGTTGCAAATTTAGTGAATCATGCGGTGAAAAATGATTTGTCACTTCACGAAATTGAATTAGCTGATCTGAAAAAATTTAGCAGCGTGATTCAAAAGGATGTTTATGATTTTTTAACTGTTGAAGGGTCAGTTGCAGCGAGGTCACACATTGGTGGAACCAGTCCAAAACAAGTTACCAAAGCTATTAGCTTGGCAGAAATTCAGTTAAAGAAAAAGTTGAGATAA
- a CDS encoding coproporphyrinogen III oxidase (catalyzes the oxygen-independent formation of protoporphyrinogen-IX from coproporphyrinogen-III), which produces MITTPQSVGVYVHLPWCIHKCPYCDFNSHEASQEKVRSLEEEYVDTLIEEFNFYQDLIKERIITSIFFGGGTPSLISPKLYEKFINAIHKNFNLSETEITLEANPGTIDIKYFQSYADLGINRVSLGIQSFNDNHLQSLERIHSSSEAKQAIEVVKKYFKNFNLDLMFGLPNQSLAELKEDINTALSFDPSHLSFYHLTIEPQTRFFKSKPEIPSDDDAYEMLSLVLTELKNSHFDHYETSAFAQPDHQCRHNLNYWTFGDYLGIGAGAHSKLTHENEIFRMDNTKNPKQYITEVDKQNFFSNKTLIPQHELPFEFLMNALRLTHGFTKETYSERTGLSLDDIKSKLHPSFQQDLLYEDHEILKPTAKGVLFLNEILHNLV; this is translated from the coding sequence ATGATAACCACACCACAGTCTGTTGGTGTATATGTGCATCTTCCATGGTGTATTCATAAATGTCCCTATTGTGATTTTAATTCGCATGAGGCATCTCAAGAAAAGGTGAGATCATTAGAGGAAGAATATGTTGATACCCTGATTGAAGAATTTAATTTTTACCAAGATCTAATCAAAGAACGAATCATTACATCTATTTTTTTTGGTGGAGGCACCCCCAGTCTTATTTCACCCAAACTATATGAAAAATTTATTAATGCCATCCACAAAAACTTTAACTTATCAGAAACTGAAATTACACTCGAGGCAAATCCGGGAACAATTGACATTAAATATTTTCAATCCTATGCCGATTTAGGTATCAATCGAGTATCCCTCGGTATACAAAGCTTTAATGACAACCACCTTCAGTCCCTAGAAAGAATTCACTCATCCTCGGAAGCAAAACAAGCCATTGAAGTCGTAAAAAAATATTTTAAGAATTTTAATCTTGATTTGATGTTTGGCTTACCCAATCAAAGCCTAGCTGAATTAAAAGAAGATATTAATACTGCCTTATCATTTGATCCAAGTCATCTTAGTTTTTATCATCTCACGATTGAACCTCAAACCAGGTTCTTTAAATCCAAACCAGAAATTCCTTCGGATGATGATGCTTATGAAATGTTAAGCCTTGTGTTAACAGAATTAAAAAATTCACATTTTGATCACTATGAGACCTCAGCTTTTGCTCAACCCGATCATCAATGCAGACACAATTTAAATTATTGGACATTTGGCGACTACTTAGGAATAGGAGCAGGCGCACATTCAAAACTTACGCATGAGAATGAAATTTTTAGAATGGATAATACTAAAAATCCAAAACAATACATTACAGAGGTGGACAAACAGAACTTCTTCTCTAATAAAACTTTAATTCCTCAACATGAACTGCCCTTTGAGTTTTTAATGAATGCACTTCGCCTGACACATGGCTTTACTAAAGAAACATATTCTGAAAGAACAGGCTTATCACTTGATGACATCAAATCAAAACTCCATCCATCATTTCAACAAGATTTATTATATGAAGATCATGAGATACTCAAACCGACTGCAAAGGGTGTGTTGTTTTTAAATGAAATACTGCATAATTTAGTCTAA
- a CDS encoding nucleoside-triphosphate diphosphatase, whose amino-acid sequence MTKVVLASNNQKKINEMQHLLADINLEIMPQSFFNIGEADEPYQTFVENALAKARYASKKTNLPAIADDSGICVDHLDFNPGVRSARFAHENATDDENLLKLLHDLKGVKNRNAHYYCSIVFVTTPDDPQPIICEGIWKGKIVEQPRGSNGFGYDPIFEDFMTENTAAELDPQLKNKLSHRGQALQQLKLKLTIKYEQK is encoded by the coding sequence ATGACAAAAGTTGTCCTTGCCTCAAATAATCAAAAAAAAATAAATGAGATGCAGCATTTGCTCGCGGATATTAATTTGGAAATCATGCCCCAATCTTTTTTTAATATCGGTGAAGCAGATGAACCGTATCAGACTTTCGTTGAAAATGCTCTAGCCAAAGCGAGATATGCATCTAAAAAAACTAATTTACCTGCGATTGCTGATGACTCTGGCATTTGTGTTGATCATCTTGATTTTAACCCTGGTGTTAGATCTGCAAGATTTGCACACGAAAACGCCACAGATGATGAAAATTTATTAAAACTTCTTCATGATTTAAAGGGAGTAAAAAACAGAAATGCACACTATTATTGCTCCATTGTTTTTGTAACAACGCCAGATGACCCTCAGCCCATCATCTGTGAAGGAATTTGGAAAGGAAAAATTGTTGAACAGCCAAGAGGGTCTAATGGTTTTGGATACGACCCAATTTTTGAAGATTTTATGACAGAAAATACCGCAGCAGAACTAGATCCTCAATTAAAAAATAAACTCAGTCACCGAGGCCAAGCCTTGCAACAATTAAAACTGAAACTTACAATAAAATATGAGCAAAAATAA
- the rph gene encoding ribonuclease PH (RNase PH; tRNA nucleotidyltransferase; forms hexamers in Bacillus subtilis; phosphoroltic 3'-5' exoribonuclease; involved in maturation of tRNA precursors and removes terminal nucleotides near CCA acceptor arms of mature tRNAs): protein MRSNNRTNSQHRPIEITRNYTCHAEGSVLIKCGQTHVLCNVSVIEGVPSFLKGQGQGWLTAEYGMLPRSTSSRMQREAARGKQSGRTQEIQRLIGRSLRAMIDLTKIGENTLQVDCDVLQADGGTRTASITGAACAIEDAVEYMLKAKLISESPIIKKIAAISAGIVESKVLVDLDYDEDSNCETDMNIVMTEDKQFIEIQGTAEGNPFSQDELNEILTLSSDAIQSIFQITHK from the coding sequence ATGAGATCAAACAACCGAACTAATAGTCAGCATCGCCCAATCGAAATCACTAGGAATTATACATGTCATGCAGAAGGCTCAGTATTGATCAAATGTGGACAAACTCATGTTTTGTGTAACGTCAGTGTCATTGAAGGGGTGCCTTCTTTCCTTAAAGGTCAAGGCCAGGGTTGGCTAACAGCTGAGTATGGCATGTTACCTCGATCAACCTCATCACGCATGCAAAGAGAGGCGGCCAGAGGAAAACAATCTGGACGAACTCAAGAAATACAGAGGCTCATCGGAAGAAGTTTAAGGGCCATGATTGATTTAACTAAGATTGGGGAAAATACATTACAAGTTGATTGTGATGTTCTCCAAGCTGATGGAGGTACCCGAACCGCATCTATCACTGGAGCTGCATGTGCAATTGAAGATGCAGTTGAATACATGTTAAAAGCTAAGTTAATATCAGAGTCACCTATCATAAAAAAAATTGCAGCCATCTCAGCAGGAATTGTGGAATCAAAGGTGCTCGTTGACTTAGATTATGATGAGGACAGTAACTGTGAGACGGATATGAACATTGTAATGACAGAGGATAAACAGTTCATAGAAATTCAGGGGACAGCTGAAGGAAATCCATTCAGCCAAGATGAGTTGAATGAAATTTTAACTTTGAGCTCTGATGCGATTCAATCTATTTTTCAAATTACACACAAATAA
- a CDS encoding guanylate kinase yields the protein MTNLNKNKLFIISAASGAGKTTIVKELLKKCPNLKVSVSHTTRKPRPSEVNGKDYFFTEITEFEKMIEEGLFLEYAHCHGNFYGTSKKSVHSLLENGNDVILEIDWQGAQSIKKMFPEAVSIFIMPPSLEILKERLIERNQDSLEVIETRMQSAEEEISHANEFDYVTINEELTHTVSELMKLFTA from the coding sequence ATGACAAACTTAAATAAAAATAAATTATTTATCATCAGCGCCGCCTCTGGTGCTGGTAAAACGACAATTGTCAAAGAATTATTAAAAAAGTGTCCTAATTTAAAAGTTTCTGTCTCCCATACAACTAGAAAACCAAGGCCATCCGAAGTGAATGGCAAGGATTATTTTTTTACTGAAATAACAGAGTTTGAAAAGATGATTGAAGAGGGGTTATTTCTTGAATACGCTCATTGCCATGGAAATTTTTACGGAACCTCAAAAAAATCTGTTCATTCATTACTAGAAAATGGTAATGATGTAATTTTAGAGATTGACTGGCAGGGTGCGCAAAGTATTAAAAAGATGTTTCCAGAAGCTGTCAGCATTTTTATTATGCCGCCAAGTTTAGAAATTTTAAAAGAGCGATTAATTGAAAGAAATCAGGATTCATTAGAGGTGATAGAAACACGAATGCAATCTGCAGAGGAGGAAATCTCTCATGCCAATGAATTTGACTATGTTACAATTAATGAAGAATTAACACATACCGTAAGTGAACTAATGAAATTATTTACAGCATAA
- a CDS encoding DNA-directed RNA polymerase subunit omega, which yields MARITVDDCLKKIPNRFQLTLIASIRARQLANGAESMIDNVNEDKPSVLALREIAAGAIGLELLTGNQPSSKDESQVTDEPEEQSAPL from the coding sequence ATGGCAAGAATTACCGTTGATGATTGTTTAAAAAAAATACCAAATCGATTTCAATTAACACTAATTGCATCTATCAGAGCTCGTCAATTGGCTAATGGTGCTGAATCAATGATTGACAATGTGAATGAAGATAAACCTTCGGTTTTAGCATTAAGAGAGATTGCTGCAGGAGCCATTGGATTAGAATTGTTGACAGGAAATCAACCATCTTCTAAAGATGAGAGCCAAGTCACAGACGAACCTGAGGAGCAGTCAGCCCCACTCTAA
- a CDS encoding guanosine-3',5'-bis(diphosphate) 3'-pyrophosphohydrolase gives MIIPADHPESKLSQAITYLKKSEIQDVYRAYHYAFECHIDQKRRSGEPYITHPVSVACIAANLHLDGPSIIAALLHDVVEDTQATLKEVESKFGKQVAKIVDGLSKLDKLNFNDVVEAQAENFRKMLLAMSSDIRVMIIKLCDRTHNMQTLGHLNEQKRKRIAQETVDIYAPIANRLGLNRIYQELENLCFKHIHPLRHQTITKAIASARGNRKEVVEKILIEVEAKLKKEKIKAEILGREKQPASIHKKMAEKNLGFSEISDIYAFRIIVEDIKDCYHALGVLHSLYKPIPGRFKDYIAIPKANGYQSLHTTLFGPFGMPLEIQIRTLLMNNLAEAGVAAHWMYKTKENQVTRLQQDTNQWLKRLLEIQSDSADSLEFLEHLKVDLFPDEVYVFSPKGKIFVLPKGSTAVDYAYAVHTDVGNSCFVCKINNELVPLRTEVKTGDHIEIITGPMAKPNPSWLNFVITGKARSQIRAFMKKAESSDLVILGYSILNKALKAFHIEPDSIKKKHWDKLLHDYHLKNKDEILIDIALGKRVNIMVAHQLSTIVSGQSSVGRQEKFLDVISIKGSEGMAIDLADCCHPIPGDPILGYIDKDRGLIIHTHECNEIKKIKVDPEKWVDVEWEPNPDRLFKVKLDILVSNERGVLAKIASVIAEMESNIDKLTTEESDGGGFTSIHFLIEVKSRIHLADIIRNLRKIEQVSRITRFKLGTIK, from the coding sequence ATCATTATTCCAGCAGACCATCCTGAATCAAAACTATCACAGGCAATTACTTATTTAAAAAAAAGTGAAATTCAAGATGTATACAGAGCATATCATTATGCTTTTGAGTGCCATATAGATCAAAAAAGAAGAAGCGGCGAGCCTTATATTACGCACCCAGTTTCAGTGGCATGTATTGCAGCAAATCTTCATCTCGATGGGCCTTCAATTATAGCTGCACTTTTGCACGATGTTGTTGAAGACACTCAGGCTACTTTAAAAGAGGTTGAATCAAAATTCGGCAAACAAGTTGCAAAGATTGTTGATGGATTATCCAAGTTAGATAAATTAAATTTTAATGATGTTGTTGAGGCTCAAGCTGAAAATTTCAGAAAAATGCTTTTAGCGATGTCATCAGATATCAGAGTCATGATTATCAAGTTATGTGATCGCACACATAATATGCAAACTCTGGGACATCTTAATGAGCAAAAAAGAAAACGTATTGCACAAGAAACGGTTGATATCTATGCACCAATTGCAAATCGACTGGGCCTTAACAGAATTTATCAAGAGTTAGAAAATCTATGTTTTAAACATATTCATCCTCTTCGACACCAAACAATTACTAAAGCAATAGCTTCTGCTCGTGGAAATCGTAAAGAAGTTGTGGAAAAAATTCTCATAGAAGTTGAGGCAAAATTAAAAAAAGAAAAAATTAAAGCGGAAATTCTAGGACGAGAAAAACAGCCTGCTAGTATTCATAAAAAAATGGCAGAAAAGAATCTGGGATTTTCAGAAATTTCAGATATTTATGCATTTAGGATAATTGTTGAAGATATTAAGGATTGTTATCATGCATTGGGTGTCCTTCACTCTTTATATAAACCGATCCCAGGAAGATTCAAAGATTACATTGCGATTCCAAAAGCAAACGGATACCAATCATTACATACTACCCTTTTTGGCCCATTCGGAATGCCATTGGAGATTCAAATAAGAACTTTATTAATGAATAATTTGGCAGAAGCCGGAGTGGCTGCACATTGGATGTACAAAACTAAAGAAAATCAAGTTACACGCCTTCAACAGGATACCAATCAATGGTTAAAAAGATTATTGGAAATCCAGTCTGATAGTGCAGACTCACTTGAATTCTTAGAACATTTAAAAGTAGATCTTTTTCCTGATGAAGTCTATGTATTTTCTCCCAAAGGAAAAATATTTGTGTTACCGAAAGGATCAACCGCAGTGGACTATGCCTATGCTGTTCATACTGATGTTGGTAATAGCTGCTTCGTTTGTAAAATAAATAATGAGTTGGTTCCCTTGAGAACTGAGGTTAAAACGGGTGATCATATTGAAATCATTACAGGCCCTATGGCCAAACCTAACCCATCTTGGCTAAATTTTGTAATTACAGGAAAAGCAAGATCACAAATTAGAGCTTTTATGAAAAAAGCTGAATCTAGTGATCTTGTGATACTTGGCTACAGTATTCTTAATAAGGCATTGAAAGCCTTTCACATTGAACCAGACAGTATCAAAAAGAAACATTGGGATAAATTACTGCATGACTATCATTTGAAGAATAAAGACGAAATTTTAATAGATATTGCTTTAGGAAAAAGAGTCAATATTATGGTAGCTCATCAATTATCTACAATTGTCAGTGGTCAATCTAGTGTTGGACGTCAAGAAAAGTTTTTAGATGTAATTTCTATTAAAGGGTCTGAAGGTATGGCCATAGATTTAGCTGATTGTTGCCATCCAATTCCTGGAGACCCAATTTTAGGTTACATTGATAAAGACCGCGGTTTGATTATTCATACTCATGAATGTAATGAAATTAAAAAAATTAAAGTTGATCCAGAAAAATGGGTTGATGTTGAATGGGAGCCAAATCCAGATCGATTGTTTAAAGTTAAATTAGATATTTTAGTCAGTAATGAACGAGGCGTTTTAGCAAAGATTGCTTCTGTTATTGCTGAAATGGAATCTAATATTGACAAGCTGACAACTGAAGAGAGTGATGGTGGAGGTTTTACCTCAATTCATTTCTTAATTGAAGTGAAGAGTCGAATTCATTTAGCGGATATTATTAGAAACTTAAGAAAAATTGAACAAGTAAGTAGAATTACAAGATTTAAATTAGGAACTATTAAATAA
- a CDS encoding endoribonuclease — MTKEIISTENAPKAIGTYSQAIKKNNIVFLSGQIGLDPKTMELVDGIENQINQVFKNLLSVIEVAGGKKSDIVKLNIFLTDLSHFVMVNEIMEQYFDSPYPARAAVGVAQLPKGALIEADGFLVLD, encoded by the coding sequence ATGACAAAAGAAATTATTTCAACTGAAAATGCACCAAAGGCGATTGGAACTTATTCGCAGGCTATCAAAAAAAACAACATTGTTTTTCTATCTGGGCAAATTGGCTTAGATCCCAAGACGATGGAATTGGTCGATGGAATTGAAAATCAAATTAATCAGGTATTTAAGAATTTATTATCAGTGATAGAGGTAGCAGGTGGAAAAAAGTCAGATATCGTTAAATTAAATATTTTTCTCACCGATCTTAGTCATTTTGTTATGGTCAATGAAATCATGGAACAATATTTTGATTCACCCTATCCAGCAAGGGCTGCAGTTGGAGTTGCTCAATTACCTAAAGGGGCACTTATTGAAGCAGATGGATTTTTAGTGCTTGATTAA